One region of Micromonospora ureilytica genomic DNA includes:
- a CDS encoding MSCRAMM family adhesin SdrC, producing MAKKMLGKVVAGAALGGASLLVFAPGIAFADGHDDGKVYAKPHVVKAGDEVKLLEICPDRQEHAYVWSKVTGKVKLKPAQEDRGEDREWREEENSSDHDKGKDENGKDHEGKDENGKDHEGKDDKGKDHEGKDENGKDDKGKDENGKDDKGKDDKGGQGGGAAADAYGDEDSKDWNGEEHGQDAEDSRDKKDWESKDEHGSDKGWESKDEHGSENGSDKGWENKDEHGSEYGSDKGWENKDEHGSEYDSDKGSESKDEHGSEYGSDKGWENKDEHGSEYDSDKGWENKDEHGSENGSDKGWEKEREFVYYGEAKVDKDAKPGRYELKGSCGEGELVVLPHGGVDGGDGGVSTGTDRGLATGGAGLLGAAALGGIVLMRRRRTDGSLV from the coding sequence ATGGCTAAGAAGATGCTCGGGAAGGTCGTTGCGGGCGCCGCGCTCGGCGGCGCGTCGCTCCTGGTGTTCGCACCGGGGATCGCGTTCGCCGACGGCCACGACGACGGCAAGGTCTACGCCAAGCCGCACGTCGTGAAGGCCGGCGACGAGGTCAAGCTCCTCGAGATCTGCCCGGATCGGCAGGAGCACGCGTACGTGTGGTCCAAGGTCACCGGCAAGGTCAAGCTCAAGCCGGCGCAGGAAGACCGGGGTGAGGACCGCGAGTGGCGCGAGGAGGAGAACTCCTCCGACCACGACAAGGGCAAGGACGAGAACGGCAAGGACCACGAGGGCAAGGACGAGAACGGCAAGGACCACGAAGGCAAGGACGACAAGGGCAAGGACCACGAAGGCAAGGACGAGAACGGCAAGGACGACAAGGGCAAGGACGAGAACGGCAAGGACGACAAGGGCAAGGACGACAAGGGCGGCCAGGGTGGCGGCGCTGCTGCCGACGCCTACGGCGACGAGGACAGCAAGGACTGGAACGGCGAGGAGCACGGCCAGGACGCCGAAGACAGCCGTGACAAGAAGGACTGGGAGTCCAAGGACGAGCACGGCTCCGACAAGGGCTGGGAGTCCAAGGACGAGCACGGCTCCGAGAACGGCTCGGACAAGGGCTGGGAGAACAAGGACGAGCACGGCTCGGAATACGGCTCCGACAAGGGCTGGGAGAACAAGGACGAGCACGGCTCCGAGTACGACTCGGACAAGGGCTCGGAGTCCAAGGACGAGCACGGCTCGGAATACGGCTCCGACAAGGGCTGGGAGAACAAGGACGAGCACGGCTCCGAGTACGACTCGGACAAGGGCTGGGAGAACAAGGACGAGCACGGCTCCGAAAACGGCTCCGACAAGGGCTGGGAGAAGGAGCGCGAGTTCGTCTACTACGGCGAGGCCAAGGTCGACAAGGACGCCAAGCCGGGTCGCTACGAGCTCAAGGGCTCGTGCGGCGAGGGCGAGCTCGTCGTGCTGCCGCACGGCGGTGTCGACGGTGGTGACGGCGGCGTCAGCACCGGCACCGACCGGGGTCTGGCCACCGGCGGAGCGGGTCTGCTCGGCGCTGCCGCGCTGGGCGGGATCGTGCTGATGCGTCGTCGGCGGACCGATGGTTCGCTCGTCTGA
- a CDS encoding glycoside hydrolase family 6 protein: MNVWRRLTGPRRALALAGAGALVAGGLVTLPGTAAQAATQCDIAYTSNDWPGGFTASVTIKNVGDALNGWTLGWTFANSSQRVQQGWSATFTQSGSQVTARSLSYNGTLATGASTSIGFNGAWSGSNPKPTSFTLNGVVCNGGTTPPTDPPTDPPTDPPTDPPTDPPTDPPTNPPGTKVDNPYAGVRGYVNPEWKAKADAETGGSRVSNNPTAVWLDRIAAINGTPDSSSNGAFGVKEHLDEALRQGAGYIQFVIYNLPGRDCSALASNGELGPDELPKYKAQYIDPIAAIQGQSKYSSLRIVNIIEIDSLPNLVTNTSDQAGGTVMCDTVKANGAYVNGVGYALAKLGAIGNVYNYIDAGHHGWLGWDSNFVPTSNILKTAAVASGSTVNNVHGFITNTANYSALQEPHFKVTDNVNGTSVRQSKWVDWNFYVDELSFAQAFRNQLVSVGFNSNIGMLIDTSRNGWGGSARPTGPGATTSVDTYVNGGRIDRRAHLGNWCNQAGAGLGERPRATPATGIDAYVWVKPPGESDGSSKEIPNNEGKGFDRMCDPTYGGNARNGNNPSGALGDAPISGAWFSAQFQELMRNAYPAL; the protein is encoded by the coding sequence ATGAATGTGTGGAGAAGGCTAACCGGCCCACGCCGGGCCCTCGCGCTCGCCGGCGCGGGTGCCCTGGTCGCCGGTGGGCTTGTAACGCTTCCGGGTACCGCGGCGCAGGCCGCGACGCAGTGCGACATCGCGTACACGAGCAACGACTGGCCCGGTGGTTTCACCGCGAGCGTCACCATCAAGAACGTCGGCGACGCGCTGAACGGCTGGACGCTGGGCTGGACCTTCGCCAACTCCAGCCAGCGGGTGCAGCAGGGCTGGTCGGCCACGTTCACCCAGTCCGGCAGCCAGGTCACCGCCCGGAGCCTGTCCTACAACGGCACCCTGGCCACCGGCGCGTCGACGAGCATCGGCTTCAACGGCGCTTGGAGCGGCAGCAACCCGAAGCCGACCTCGTTCACCCTGAACGGCGTGGTCTGCAACGGTGGCACCACCCCGCCGACCGACCCGCCGACTGACCCGCCGACTGACCCGCCGACCGACCCGCCGACGGATCCGCCGACCGATCCGCCCACCAACCCGCCGGGCACCAAGGTCGACAACCCGTACGCCGGCGTGCGCGGTTACGTGAACCCGGAGTGGAAGGCCAAGGCGGACGCCGAGACCGGCGGAAGCCGCGTCTCCAACAACCCCACCGCCGTCTGGCTGGACCGGATCGCCGCGATCAACGGCACGCCGGACAGCAGCTCCAACGGCGCCTTCGGCGTGAAGGAGCACCTGGACGAGGCGCTGCGCCAAGGTGCCGGCTACATCCAGTTCGTGATCTACAACCTGCCCGGCCGGGACTGCTCGGCCCTCGCCTCCAACGGTGAGCTGGGCCCGGACGAGCTGCCGAAGTACAAGGCCCAGTACATCGACCCGATCGCCGCCATCCAGGGTCAGTCGAAGTACAGCAGCCTGCGGATCGTCAACATCATCGAGATCGACTCGCTGCCGAACCTGGTCACCAACACGTCCGATCAGGCCGGCGGCACGGTCATGTGCGACACGGTCAAGGCCAACGGCGCCTACGTCAACGGTGTCGGCTACGCCCTCGCCAAGCTGGGCGCGATCGGCAACGTCTACAACTACATCGACGCCGGCCACCACGGCTGGCTCGGCTGGGACTCCAACTTCGTCCCGACCTCCAACATCCTGAAGACCGCCGCGGTCGCCTCCGGCAGCACTGTCAACAACGTGCACGGGTTCATCACCAACACCGCGAACTACTCGGCGCTGCAGGAGCCGCACTTCAAGGTCACCGACAACGTGAACGGCACGTCGGTGCGGCAGTCCAAGTGGGTCGACTGGAACTTCTACGTCGACGAGCTGTCGTTCGCCCAGGCGTTCCGCAACCAGCTGGTCTCGGTCGGCTTCAACTCCAACATCGGCATGCTTATCGACACCTCCCGTAACGGCTGGGGCGGCTCCGCCCGGCCCACCGGTCCGGGCGCGACGACGAGCGTCGACACCTACGTCAACGGCGGCCGCATCGACCGCCGGGCCCACCTCGGCAACTGGTGCAACCAGGCTGGTGCCGGTCTCGGTGAGCGGCCCCGGGCCACCCCGGCGACGGGCATCGACGCCTACGTCTGGGTGAAGCCGCCGGGTGAGTCGGACGGCTCCAGCAAGGAGATCCCGAACAACGAGGGCAAGGGCTTCGACCGGATGTGCGACCCGACGTACGGCGGTAACGCCCGCAACGGCAACAACCCGTCCGGGGCGCTCGGCGACGCGCCGATCTCCGGTGCGTGGTTCTCCGCGCAGTTCCAGGAGCTCATGCGCAACGCCTACCCGGCGCTCTGA
- a CDS encoding sodium:solute symporter family protein, translated as MDGDGLRLNMNGLDYLILALYFVTVLGVGFAARRAIRTSVDFFLSGRSLPAWVTGLAFVSANLGALEIIGMAANGAQYGVMTVHYYWIGAVPAMVFLGIVMMPFYYGSKVRSVPEYLRLRFNRPTHLLNAISFAVAQVLIAGVNLYALALVMQALLGWPLWTAIVVGAAIVLAYITIGGLSGAIYNEVLQFFVILAGLIPVTVIGLVKVGGWNGLMDAVGDTKLGEAGLHAWQDTGSTANPLGAHWIGIVFGLGFVLSFGYWTTNFAEVQRALSAKNMSAARRTPIIAAYPKLFIPLVTIIPGLVALVTVKGLGAESGDLQYNNAIPLLMRDLLPNGVLGVAVTGLLASFMAGMAANVSGFNTVFTYDIWQAYVRRDRSDEYYLRVGRWATVAAVVIGIGTAFIAAGFSNIMNYIQALFSVFNAPLFATFIIGMFWKRMSALAGFWSLLLGTLVSLSLYLLYKGGVVDFNSDLEESFWGAGLAFVTAVVVAAIVTPLTSPKRDEELRGLVYGMGGVDLKGDVLAGDAVWYRSPVLLGLIAVALAALFYIPVF; from the coding sequence ATGGACGGCGACGGTCTTCGGCTCAACATGAACGGCCTCGATTACCTGATTCTGGCGCTGTACTTCGTCACCGTCCTCGGGGTCGGTTTCGCCGCGCGCCGGGCGATCCGGACCAGCGTCGACTTCTTCCTCTCCGGCCGCTCCCTGCCGGCCTGGGTGACCGGCCTCGCCTTCGTCTCGGCGAACCTGGGCGCGTTGGAGATCATCGGAATGGCCGCGAACGGGGCCCAGTACGGCGTGATGACGGTCCACTACTACTGGATCGGCGCGGTCCCCGCGATGGTGTTCCTGGGCATCGTGATGATGCCCTTCTACTACGGCTCCAAGGTCCGCAGCGTGCCGGAGTACCTGCGGCTGCGGTTCAACCGCCCCACCCACCTGCTCAACGCGATCAGCTTCGCCGTCGCCCAGGTGCTGATCGCCGGCGTCAACCTCTACGCACTGGCCCTCGTCATGCAGGCGCTGCTCGGCTGGCCGCTCTGGACCGCGATCGTGGTCGGCGCGGCGATCGTGCTGGCGTACATCACCATCGGCGGCCTGTCCGGGGCGATCTACAACGAGGTGCTCCAGTTCTTCGTCATCCTCGCCGGCCTCATCCCGGTCACCGTGATCGGCCTGGTCAAGGTCGGCGGATGGAACGGCCTGATGGACGCGGTCGGCGACACCAAACTCGGCGAGGCGGGCCTGCACGCGTGGCAGGACACCGGCAGCACCGCCAACCCGCTGGGCGCGCACTGGATCGGCATCGTCTTCGGCCTCGGCTTCGTGCTGTCGTTCGGCTACTGGACGACGAACTTCGCCGAGGTGCAGCGGGCCCTCTCGGCCAAGAACATGAGCGCCGCCCGGCGTACGCCGATCATCGCCGCGTACCCGAAGTTGTTCATTCCCCTGGTCACGATCATCCCCGGCCTGGTGGCCCTGGTCACGGTGAAGGGCCTCGGCGCGGAGAGCGGCGACCTGCAGTACAACAACGCCATCCCGCTGCTGATGCGCGACCTGCTCCCGAACGGCGTGCTCGGGGTGGCGGTCACCGGGCTGCTCGCCTCGTTCATGGCCGGCATGGCGGCAAACGTGAGCGGCTTCAACACCGTCTTCACCTACGACATCTGGCAGGCGTACGTCCGCCGTGACCGGTCGGACGAGTACTACCTGCGGGTCGGCCGGTGGGCGACGGTCGCCGCCGTGGTGATCGGGATCGGCACCGCGTTCATCGCGGCCGGGTTCAGCAACATCATGAACTACATCCAGGCGCTCTTCTCCGTCTTCAACGCGCCGCTGTTCGCCACCTTCATCATCGGCATGTTCTGGAAGCGGATGAGCGCCCTGGCCGGCTTCTGGTCACTGCTGCTCGGCACCCTGGTGTCGCTGAGCCTCTACCTGCTCTACAAGGGCGGTGTGGTCGATTTCAACTCCGACCTGGAGGAGAGCTTCTGGGGTGCCGGTCTGGCGTTCGTCACGGCGGTGGTGGTCGCCGCGATCGTCACCCCGCTCACCTCACCCAAGCGGGACGAGGAGTTGCGCGGGCTGGTGTACGGCATGGGCGGTGTCGACCTGAAGGGCGACGTGCTCGCCGGGGACGCCGTCTGGTACCGCTCTCCGGTGCTGCTCGGTCTGATCGCGGTCGCGCTGGCCGCCCTCTTCTACATCCCGGTCTTCTAA
- a CDS encoding catalase, whose translation MHPQTSKPILTTRQGHPVHNNQQQRTVGSRGPATLENYHFLEKISHFDRERIPERVVHARGFVAHGEFEAYGTIGDEPAATYTRAKLFQVKGRKTPVSLRFSTVIGGRDSSEATRDPRGFAVKFRTEDGNWDLVGNNLPVFFIRDAIKFPDVIHSLKPDPVTFRQEPNRIFDFMSNTPESMHMLTWLFSPRGIPANYRMQDGFGVNTYRMVNAAGEGVLVKYHWKSQQGIESLTEEQAAAIQARELGHASKDLYEAIERGECPRWELHVQIMSDDEHPELDFDPLDDTKTWPEDVFPLRPVGMMTLNRNVSNVHNENEQIAFGTGVLVDGLDFSDDKMLVGRTFSYSDAQRYRVGPNYLQLPINAPREDVQVNTNQDGGQMSYGVDNRAGNPHINFEPSSVAGLDQADESYREYRPFVSGQVMRAPIERQNNYGQAGERFRTMPQWERDDLVKNLVNLLGQCDKHIQQEMVWHFSQCDDAYGRRVAEGLGIADHA comes from the coding sequence ATGCACCCACAGACCAGCAAGCCGATCCTCACCACCCGGCAGGGTCACCCCGTGCACAACAACCAGCAGCAGCGGACGGTGGGCTCGCGCGGCCCCGCCACGCTGGAGAACTACCACTTCCTCGAGAAGATCAGTCATTTCGACCGGGAGCGGATCCCGGAGCGGGTGGTGCATGCGCGCGGTTTCGTCGCACACGGCGAGTTCGAGGCGTACGGGACGATCGGCGACGAGCCGGCCGCGACGTACACCCGGGCCAAGCTGTTCCAGGTCAAGGGCAGGAAGACTCCGGTGAGCCTGCGCTTCTCCACGGTCATCGGCGGCCGGGACTCCTCCGAGGCCACCCGCGACCCGCGTGGCTTCGCCGTGAAGTTCCGCACCGAGGACGGCAACTGGGATCTGGTCGGCAACAACCTGCCGGTCTTCTTCATCCGTGACGCGATCAAGTTTCCCGACGTCATCCACTCGCTGAAGCCGGACCCGGTGACCTTCCGTCAGGAACCGAACCGGATCTTCGACTTCATGTCCAACACCCCCGAGTCGATGCACATGCTGACCTGGCTGTTCAGCCCACGCGGCATCCCGGCCAACTACCGGATGCAGGACGGCTTCGGCGTGAACACCTACCGGATGGTCAACGCCGCGGGCGAGGGCGTGCTGGTCAAGTACCACTGGAAGTCGCAGCAGGGCATCGAGTCGCTGACCGAGGAGCAGGCCGCCGCCATCCAGGCGAGGGAGTTGGGTCACGCCTCCAAGGACCTCTACGAGGCCATCGAGCGCGGCGAGTGCCCCCGGTGGGAGCTGCACGTCCAGATCATGAGCGACGACGAGCACCCGGAGCTGGACTTCGACCCGCTGGACGACACCAAGACCTGGCCCGAGGACGTGTTTCCGCTGCGCCCGGTCGGCATGATGACGCTCAACCGCAACGTGAGCAACGTCCACAACGAGAACGAGCAGATCGCGTTCGGCACCGGCGTGCTTGTCGACGGCCTGGACTTCTCCGACGACAAGATGCTTGTCGGACGGACATTCTCCTATTCGGACGCCCAGCGCTACCGGGTCGGCCCGAACTACCTCCAGCTGCCGATCAACGCGCCGCGCGAGGACGTACAGGTCAACACCAACCAGGACGGCGGCCAGATGTCGTACGGGGTGGACAACCGGGCCGGTAACCCGCACATCAACTTCGAGCCGTCGTCGGTGGCCGGTCTCGACCAGGCCGACGAGTCGTACCGGGAGTACCGGCCGTTCGTCTCGGGTCAGGTCATGCGCGCGCCGATCGAGCGGCAGAACAACTACGGCCAGGCCGGGGAGCGCTTCCGCACCATGCCGCAGTGGGAGCGCGACGACCTGGTGAAGAACCTGGTCAACCTGTTGGGACAGTGCGACAAGCACATCCAGCAGGAAATGGTCTGGCACTTCAGCCAGTGCGACGACGCCTACGGTCGGCGGGTCGCCGAGGGCCTCGGCATCGCCGACCACGCCTGA
- a CDS encoding sensor histidine kinase → MRTRDWPIRSKLTALVVAPVTALLALWIFATTLTFGPALNLLSARTLLYDLGRPGETVVTELQRERRLSAVQLAGSTELPALAEQRGRTDRAVAELRRRVDGEPLRDAADDLLESRVDQLVNALAALPSGRKFIDDRKVDRAGAIGLYSGMVSAAFQAFAGMATLTDPDINRQALALTALGRSRELLGQSDALLAGALTAGRFAEGEHTQLVQAIGNQRWLTESALADLPESGRAAYQRLTEGEAFTRLRTMQDALVVPNRSGRPAVDAASWQASQDAVQQQLRDFELSEADALTDRSVPMAVRILVRLAAAGVLGLIAVVVSVLVALRVGRTLVRRLSGVRTAALELAEHRLPDVVTRLRRGEQVDVAREAPPLEYGHDEIGEVGRAFTEVQRTAVQAAVDEVTLRRGLNEVFLNIARRSQSLVHRQLHLLDRMERRSEDPDELAELFQVDHLATRLRRHAEDLVILAGSAPGRGWRNPVAMVDLIRGAISEVEAYERVDVTAVQPAGVLGRAVGDVIHLLAELVENATAFSPPDTRVTVSGTQVANGYALEITDQGLGMSDAALETANTRLASSPEFDPAQSARLGLFVVARLAARHGVRVGLRPSGAGGVTAVVLIPGDLVTTEPPAGPDPATLGAASADPSRRLARTARRGAVTRPRTRPPTAPSASTAPPAPPTGAPTLATPPVDGREEGAATSDEPGDELDGLPRRVRRRTPAAQPRSTVTDTPSPRSPEEVRQVMAALQAGTARGRATAITPTAPPAATGPAVPTDPPTIPEPPTVTERDA, encoded by the coding sequence ATGAGAACCCGCGACTGGCCGATCCGCTCGAAGCTGACCGCGTTGGTCGTCGCGCCGGTGACCGCCCTCCTGGCACTGTGGATCTTCGCGACCACCCTGACCTTCGGTCCCGCCCTGAACCTGCTCTCCGCCCGCACCCTGCTGTACGACCTGGGCCGCCCCGGCGAGACCGTGGTCACCGAGCTGCAACGGGAACGCCGGCTCTCGGCGGTGCAGCTCGCCGGCAGCACCGAGCTGCCCGCACTCGCCGAGCAGCGCGGGCGCACCGACCGGGCCGTCGCCGAACTACGCCGCCGGGTGGACGGGGAGCCCCTGCGCGACGCCGCGGACGACCTGCTGGAATCCCGGGTCGACCAGCTGGTCAACGCCCTGGCGGCGCTACCCAGCGGGCGGAAGTTCATCGACGACCGCAAAGTGGACCGGGCCGGCGCGATCGGCCTGTACAGCGGCATGGTCTCCGCGGCCTTCCAGGCGTTCGCCGGCATGGCGACCCTGACCGACCCGGACATCAACCGGCAGGCACTGGCGCTCACCGCGCTGGGACGCTCCCGGGAACTGCTCGGCCAGAGCGACGCGCTGCTGGCCGGCGCGCTGACCGCAGGGCGGTTCGCCGAGGGGGAACACACCCAACTCGTACAGGCCATCGGCAACCAACGGTGGCTCACCGAGAGCGCCCTGGCCGACCTGCCCGAGAGCGGCCGGGCCGCGTACCAGCGGTTGACCGAGGGTGAGGCGTTCACCCGGCTGCGCACGATGCAGGACGCGTTGGTCGTACCCAACCGGTCCGGCCGCCCCGCGGTCGACGCGGCGTCCTGGCAGGCCAGCCAGGACGCGGTGCAGCAGCAGTTGCGGGACTTCGAGCTGTCCGAGGCCGACGCCCTCACCGACCGTTCGGTGCCGATGGCGGTCCGCATCCTGGTGCGGCTGGCCGCCGCCGGCGTGCTCGGACTCATCGCCGTGGTCGTCTCGGTGCTGGTGGCGCTGCGGGTCGGCCGGACCCTGGTCCGGCGGCTCAGCGGCGTCCGCACCGCCGCGCTGGAGCTGGCCGAGCACCGGCTGCCCGACGTGGTGACCCGGCTGCGCCGTGGCGAGCAGGTCGACGTCGCCCGGGAGGCGCCGCCGCTGGAGTACGGCCACGACGAGATCGGCGAGGTCGGGCGCGCCTTCACCGAGGTGCAGCGCACCGCCGTCCAGGCCGCGGTGGACGAGGTCACCCTGCGTCGCGGGCTCAACGAGGTCTTCCTCAACATCGCCCGACGGAGCCAGAGCCTGGTGCACCGTCAGCTGCACCTGCTGGACCGGATGGAGCGACGTAGCGAGGACCCGGACGAACTGGCCGAGCTGTTCCAGGTCGACCACCTGGCCACCCGGCTCCGCCGGCACGCCGAGGACCTGGTCATCCTCGCCGGCTCCGCACCCGGCCGGGGTTGGCGAAACCCGGTCGCGATGGTCGACCTGATCCGCGGCGCGATCTCCGAGGTCGAGGCGTACGAACGGGTGGACGTCACCGCCGTGCAGCCGGCCGGCGTGCTCGGGCGGGCGGTCGGCGACGTCATCCACCTGCTCGCCGAGCTGGTCGAGAACGCCACAGCCTTCTCCCCGCCCGACACCCGGGTCACCGTCAGCGGGACGCAGGTGGCCAACGGGTACGCCCTGGAGATCACCGATCAGGGGCTGGGCATGTCGGACGCGGCGCTGGAGACCGCCAACACCCGGCTGGCCAGCTCGCCCGAGTTCGACCCGGCGCAGAGCGCCCGGCTCGGCCTGTTCGTGGTGGCCCGGTTGGCGGCCCGGCACGGCGTACGGGTGGGGTTGCGCCCCTCCGGGGCGGGCGGCGTGACCGCCGTGGTGCTGATCCCCGGCGACCTGGTCACCACCGAGCCGCCGGCCGGCCCCGACCCGGCCACGCTCGGCGCCGCGTCGGCCGACCCGAGCCGGCGGCTGGCTCGGACGGCGCGCCGGGGCGCTGTGACCCGCCCCCGTACCCGCCCGCCGACCGCCCCGTCCGCCAGCACGGCCCCGCCCGCCCCGCCCACCGGAGCGCCGACCTTGGCCACTCCGCCTGTCGATGGGCGCGAGGAGGGGGCGGCGACCTCCGACGAGCCGGGGGACGAGCTGGATGGCCTGCCCCGCCGGGTGCGACGTCGTACCCCCGCCGCCCAACCCCGGTCGACAGTCACCGATACGCCGTCGCCCCGCTCGCCGGAGGAGGTCCGTCAGGTGATGGCGGCGCTGCAGGCCGGCACGGCGCGCGGACGCGCCACCGCCATCACCCCGACTGCACCGCCGGCGGCCACCGGCCCGGCGGTCCCCACCGATCCGCCGACGATCCCTGAACCCCCGACCGTGACTGAGAGGGACGCCTAG
- a CDS encoding roadblock/LC7 domain-containing protein, which produces MPHSTKQSAGLDWLLDELVQRVPAAREAVVLSADGLLLGCSAELERSDAEHLCALAAGFSSLARGASRHVDGGPVRQTVVEMEAAYLFVTAAGQGACLAVVSDADADIGLVAYEMAMLVIRVGESLAAPARPAAGAGDAD; this is translated from the coding sequence GTGCCGCATTCGACGAAGCAGAGCGCCGGCCTCGACTGGTTGCTCGACGAACTGGTGCAACGGGTACCGGCTGCCCGGGAGGCGGTGGTGCTCTCCGCCGACGGCCTGCTGCTCGGCTGCTCGGCCGAGTTGGAGCGCTCCGACGCCGAGCACCTCTGTGCGCTCGCCGCCGGCTTCTCCAGCCTCGCCCGGGGCGCCAGCCGGCACGTGGACGGCGGCCCGGTCCGGCAGACAGTGGTGGAGATGGAGGCGGCGTACCTCTTCGTCACCGCTGCCGGGCAGGGTGCCTGCCTGGCCGTCGTGAGCGACGCCGACGCGGACATCGGGCTGGTCGCGTACGAGATGGCGATGCTGGTGATCCGGGTGGGGGAGAGCCTCGCCGCGCCGGCCCGACCGGCGGCGGGTGCCGGAGATGCGGACTGA
- a CDS encoding DUF742 domain-containing protein, producing MRTEPPGPQHEWLDAAAGPVMRPYTLTGGRVRSAVDNFNLVAFVLAGSDVDAASQSRLPPEHRRLVALAHRPVSVAELAAELDLAVGVVRVLLGDLLTQGLIAVHEPPTAGILPDDDILKAVVSGLRAL from the coding sequence ATGCGGACTGAGCCGCCCGGGCCGCAGCACGAGTGGCTGGACGCCGCAGCCGGCCCGGTGATGCGCCCGTACACGCTCACCGGAGGCCGCGTACGCTCCGCCGTCGACAATTTCAACCTGGTCGCGTTCGTGTTGGCCGGTTCGGACGTCGACGCGGCGAGCCAGTCGCGCCTGCCGCCGGAGCATCGACGGCTGGTCGCGTTGGCCCACCGGCCGGTGTCGGTGGCCGAATTGGCAGCCGAGTTGGACCTCGCGGTCGGCGTGGTCCGGGTACTGCTCGGTGATCTCCTCACCCAGGGCCTGATCGCGGTGCACGAGCCGCCGACCGCCGGCATCCTTCCCGACGACGACATCCTCAAGGCGGTGGTCAGTGGACTCCGTGCGCTATGA
- a CDS encoding GTP-binding protein — MDSVRYDQVGTSTSIPLALKILIAGGFGAGKTTLVSALSEVRPLQTEEVLTGAGIGTDDISGVEGKSTTTVAMDFGRITINDDLQVYLFGTPGQDRFWFLWDELAFGALGAVVLADTRRLADCFPSIDYFEQRGIPFVVGVNCFDDSRRFNLETVRRALDLDPDVPMVLCDARDRQSGKMVLISLVEHVARQRGEPVPTA, encoded by the coding sequence GTGGACTCCGTGCGCTATGACCAGGTGGGCACCAGCACCAGCATCCCGCTGGCACTGAAGATCCTCATCGCGGGAGGCTTCGGGGCTGGCAAGACGACCTTGGTGAGCGCCCTGAGCGAGGTCCGACCGTTGCAGACCGAGGAGGTGCTCACCGGTGCCGGGATCGGCACCGACGACATCTCCGGCGTGGAGGGCAAGTCCACCACCACTGTGGCGATGGATTTCGGCCGGATCACCATCAACGACGACCTTCAGGTCTACCTGTTCGGCACGCCGGGTCAGGACCGGTTCTGGTTCCTCTGGGACGAGTTGGCCTTCGGCGCGCTCGGCGCGGTGGTGCTCGCCGACACCCGGAGGCTGGCCGACTGCTTCCCCTCCATCGACTATTTCGAGCAGCGCGGCATCCCGTTCGTGGTGGGCGTGAACTGCTTCGACGATTCCCGCCGGTTCAACCTGGAGACCGTACGCCGAGCGCTGGACCTGGACCCGGACGTGCCGATGGTGCTCTGCGACGCCCGGGACCGGCAGTCCGGGAAGATGGTGTTGATCTCTCTGGTGGAGCATGTCGCCCGACAGCGCGGCGAGCCGGTGCCGACGGCCTGA